Genomic window (Primulina eburnea isolate SZY01 chromosome 8, ASM2296580v1, whole genome shotgun sequence):
TTACACCTTTGATTTCTGCCACCCTGATGAAAAATACTTAAATCCATACAAAAATTTTACATCTTCAATTTCAGCAACCCGAGTGAGTGATACTCGATTACGCCAACTAGAGGCCTCATAATTCACTaccaaaagaagaaagaaactaTTTACTAAATTCAAGAAGATTGCTGCCCGCAccttttcttctttcttctttttattGTCAAGCTCTTTCTGCGTCAACTCCTTCGACTCCATTGCTCCCCCTCCCTGTCAGGAGAATATCATGTTACCTCACAATCGCTCTTTCATCTCCACCAATGATCTTAAACGCCACCATCAATGGCGTCAATgataaatccacataaaaaaGGAAAATTATAAAAAGGTTGCGACAGAATCAGAGCACATGCAGCAGCTAAGAAGCATAACAAATTAAAGAAAATTACAAAATGAAGTGGCGGAGCGCAGGGGAGAATAAAACCTGATAGGAGAGAAACCTGATTCCGATGAGATGGGGGTGCGCGGCGGCCGCGGCTAAGAGATGTAGGGTTTTGGCAACGGCTTCATGTCTTTGTAACGTATATTTACTTATAGCTCGCATTTGGTATTTTTTTTACGTtcgattatttatttttattattatctagttttaaacattgtttttacttcatttcaaaaaaaaaaaacatcgtTTTtacttatttattaaattttagaaaaacTTCTGTTTTTAAAAAGAATTGTATTTTCTATGTGATTACTGGTTTACTAAGTATTAAGTAATAATAAACTAAGTACTTGATTTCTTCTGTTTTTTTATTAGATAAAACTCATATTATcgaataattattaaattaagatATATAATGTATGATTGAGCCTCATATGACACCGTTTCATAACGGATCAATTCTactgatattcaaaataaaaagtaatactcttagcataaaaagcaatattttttcattgatgactcaaataatagatatgtctcacaaatacgatccgtgaaaccgtctcacacaagttttttccatAATGTATTTGTAATCTCTTTTACAATTTACATTGTTTGGTCTTTCAGAGTTTTTGTTCTCACCAAACCTTCATAGTTGCTTTGATATAATACAACTTAGAAGTATTTAGTGAAATGGTTAAACCGAACCATATTTGgactataaaataatattttttgacaTGATAAATAATATCTGTATCACGAATTAagtcaaataagatatttatctcacaaaattgatatgTGAGCCGATGCTATATgagtttttatatatatttgaatatcaCTAAGATCCATGgtaacctatatatatatatatatatatattcagatATCTAATACTTGTGTATGAGATTGGTAAAGACATGGATGCTTCCAAAACAAAATTTCACACCTCAAATTGTCAAAGCCTCTTGACTTAGGACACCACCAATCTTATCAAGGATTTTTTTTACTTAATTCATAACATTTGATTGTATATCTTCTCGACCATGATTTTTTCCTAACCTAGACCGACAATATTTATAAGTTCAAAACataaatttcaatttcaaatatGTAAATATATAGAGATAATACCATAAGCTTTTAAATTCTTGTACTTAACTTAAatcaataaatagataaaataatacataaatatgataaatttaagtatgatgcattaattctcatatttataaaagcataaaaatctaaaaaatacaatatttatttgtttttgaaacTAGAGCACATTAAAAAAAtgctaaatatttgtcaaatcattatcagatatgcttaatcataattaaaataaaaaataaacatcaaaattataaaccaaatttattattttgaaataaaaagacatactttcaaaataaaaaaatttaaaaataaatatatgcgATTAATTGTGCTTAAGCATACTTAATTAAACGACTTTGATTATGCTTAGTTTGGTCAAACTACAATTTAACCGTATTTCGCCGCTTTTTCCTGAAGCGGGTCGTTTTTTTCGAGCTTCAAATTTAAACGAGCTTTTTAAAACATTGTTGGTTAGTGCAACATTCCTGCCCTCCCTATTTATTCACAAAtacaatacaaaaaaaaaatatagtgtAAATATGGATTTCATATCAATAAATACCGTAAAAAATGTTAATAGATTTTGATGAAGCCCgtaattaggcccattatgtATGCCATTATTTCCTGATGATAAATGTTGGGCTCAGCTAATTGAAGTTCAAATAGAAAAGAagcaaaagtaaaaaaaaaaggggCATTCCGAGAATTGAACTCGGGACCTCTCGCACCCTAAGCGAGAATCATACCACTAGACCAAATGCCCTTTTATGATATCTTTAAATTTGTTAtactatatttatatatatctgtgatgttgctTGAATTCGACTCAATCAACTTTTATTGTCTCTCTGAgctaattattaaataataaactaACAAAATTGATACATCTAAATAAGTGAACGACGaccaaaaacttgtgtaagatgatctcacgggtcgtatttgtgagacggatctcttatttggatcactcatacaaaagtattactttttatcctaagagtattactttttattgtgaatatgggtagagttgacccgtctcacagatcccGTGAGACAGTATCTCTATTAGTTTGAAAAAGAGTTTTTTTTTAAccgttaattatttttttaagaaactgACAAATGTTATTTTACAGATTTCTCATGAAAAATAATGACGGAAAATATATtagtaatattattttatttaatcccACATCATCCAATTCTAAACCACCTTTTGTCTCAATTCATTAttaccacatacatttattcagccaatagaaagaaaaaataataacCAATGGAATATACATgcgaaaaaattaatattcggatttattttgaaatatatttgcGGAAATGTATccaaattatatataattgtaatttaatttctaaaaagaaaagaaatagcAGAAATGTATATATCAATATGAGTATTTTGATCATTTTTTAGAAGaagaaaaattaataaatcattttaaaatgatAATATCTTCCATCTATATTATTTATCTTTATTTCTTAATTTCTTAtcacattatttatttattttagaagAAGAAATACCCATATTTGAAGTTTTGATTTAACAGATACCAAATATAACCACAATGTTACAAACTTACCAGACAAACTAACAAGAACACAAGACACATGAAGCAATCCAACAGAAGGATACTAAGTATCACAATGTTTTCTATATTCGATTCGTATAAGATGCTCAACACAAATTTAGCCCACACGCCCCATGGTCTGGCCACCCGGCGGAATCATGGCCAAGACCGGTCGAGTGTTGAATCCAGGATGATGAAGCCTACGACGTACCTCACGACCTTCTTGACAAAGGGCACATGGATGGCAAAAGACGTGAGTAGCAAAATCGCAGGCCGTTTCGCATTGCTCCCGATGAACTTCATCTTCCACAAAGCTTCCACAGCACCCACATGATCTGCTAAATGCCTCGCAGCTTCCCTGTTGTTGTGCAATGTGTTTAGGGTAAGATAGAAATCTACCATAGACCAGACAACCAATTCAAGGCGAGGTCATTAATTTGATAGTAGAACAGGAAATCTAGCGTTAAACAAAAGGCATAGCAAATGATAATACTACAATTCAAGTATTTACAAAAGTTTAGGGCCACATTACTATTTCAATGTCATATATGCAACTCTACAGCACAATGAGGGTAAGTGCTGCGAACTTGTGTTGCCTGTGGAATACTGGAAGTCTTTGCTTGGCTCGTGATCGTGACACAACAATGGTAAAGTGAAGATGTAGCGCCCTAGAAATTATGGCTAGAACTCGAAAGAGAGTAGCTGAAGGAAAACGGTttaggaaacaaatgaaatcagctTTCATTTATAGACTGCATTTGGAATAGTTTAGAATATTCGAAATCAATCTTATATGTCACGTCACGTGCTATAATCTCATtcgtctagttggatttctcgggATAATGAAATTTGAAGTAGATTGGGTGGTCTATTTTAATTTCGATGATTCCGGATTATCAATTCTTTAATAATgcttaattaacaactctttATCCATCTCCTAATTAGTAATTCATTCAAAATAAGGATTCGGGTCATTAAAGAAGATGCTGATGATAGGTTTATAAACTAATAAATCTCTCCTTGCACACATAAACCAGAAAATGCAAGACATATTTCTTCTATTTGCATGCAGTGAGTGTATGAGGCATGAATCATAAATTTTCTACATGCTTATCATAAACTGGGGGTGACTATCAAGTTTGGATCCGTAGTAAAGAGTGAGACATTAAAATGCATGACAGTGATCCAGTTATCTGCTGTGAAACATGAATATAGATAGGAGTGTATACATATTTTTTACTGTAAATCGTCATGCAAAGTAGAAACAATCGCATTCAATGGTAATTTCATTTGTTGATCTAAAAACATGACAGCACTAAGGGATCAAAACAAGCTGTTCACGCGGAATGATGACTGAAAAGTATTAGTCAAATTTTACAGACAAATAGCATGTCCGGATTCATGCCACCCTCAGTTAAAcagaattaaaattttaatcacGATTCTCTAAAAATTTAAACCCCAAAATGCCTAAGATGGCCTGCATTCTTCCTCGCCTAACACAAAGTGCTTTGCCACCAACAGTCACAAGTTAATACATTGATATCCATATTTTGACTTACTTCAAGATAGCATATTGCAAGTTGCAACCATCGTAAATTTGGTAAAAAATAGATACAGAAAATAGCATTTGGAAAAATGCATTTTTGATTGTTTAAAAGTTAAAGGCAAACAGCACAAGGTCAAAATATggcatgaaaatttaaaaacaaaaccAACCTCTAGGTTAAACTTCCGTCGCATGGCAGTACGGGTGGGATAAGAGAACCAGGGTGCAAGGCAGTTCCCACCGAAAAATGAATTCCCAATTAAGTACAAAGCGGTGTATGGCAAGCAATGATTTGCAAAAGTACCGGAAGTGGATCCGAGTCTCTCAACATTGCTTCCATAGAGCAAGCAAGGGGCGATACTACCCAGCAAACCTACTCGATGCAGAATAATCAAACACTCTATGAAGAatagaaacaaaaaaaattgggaAAGTTACGTTTTCCAGATGTACTGTCAAAACAACGCAATATGCTTTTGAAATCTTAATGAAATTCACTGGAAGCAATGAAGCAGTTGGACAAAACAAAGAGGAAGTAGCGAAATATGACcacaaacatgaataatttCAAGAAAAATTATGTTGCAGAAAGAACATGATCAAGAGAAGACACCAGATATTTGAATAGTTTGAAAGGACTAAATCCACCGGCGCatcataaaaatacaatttcTTCACCATCAAAACAGTAAGCAAGAACATATGAAGAAaacacataaaaaaaataaaaacaagaaaCTTCACAACTTTTTCAGAAAAAACAACGACCGCTGTGCTGAGTAGTCTTTGTATTCCAATTTACTTTAATTAGCAAGTAAAGTTCAAAGGAGCATGAAGCATTTAGAGGGCACAAAGGCATTGGCTTTATGATCCTAAAGCATAGGTGGCTAGGTGCACCCTATGGCGGACTTTTAAAGACCAGAGAAACTCATTTGATACAACTAGGTTGATGcatgatcaaacaaatcgtgtTAGTTTTTCAGATATCCCCCTTTCCTATATACGTTTTCTCGATCATATCTTTCATTTTATTTACTATGTCACACAATTaagaaacaaatttttttctgCCTAATCAACACAAGCAATTCGATTCCATTTAAGCCAATTTTGTTTGACTTTTTACCTTAAGTCAATCATGACCAATAAGGGAATGATCTGCAAACACGTGATTCAACAAgccaaatatataaaaaataaatcttgATTTGTGCAGGACAATTATCAGGAAAGAATGACTCACAAACTTCAAGATCACTGCTACAAAACTCATCGGTTCTCCCAAGACAAGCGAAGATGCCGGAATCCCATTGGGACCTCTGCATATGGACCTCACCAACCGGA
Coding sequences:
- the LOC140839837 gene encoding cell number regulator 8-like is translated as MANFEESNPLLPKQPQEFEAAKDEKKPTAKNGAAHPPAAVSIGWTADGLPVGEVHMQRSQWDSGIFACLGRTDEFCSSDLEVCLLGSIAPCLLYGSNVERLGSTSGTFANHCLPYTALYLIGNSFFGGNCLAPWFSYPTRTAMRRKFNLEGSCEAFSRSCGCCGSFVEDEVHREQCETACDFATHVFCHPCALCQEGREVRRRLHHPGFNTRPVLAMIPPGGQTMGRVG